ACGAACCGATGGTTCGCGCGGACCTTGCCATCCTGAACCTATTTGACAGCCTCAGAACGCCGGTCGGTGACAAGATCATGGTCTTCATGACCACGCTTGGAGATGGCATCGTGGTGACCGCGATTGCAATCGCTGTGGCATCCTATCTGTTATTCCGAAAGGCTTGGCGCCGCGGCATCGGCTTTGTCATCGCGATTGCCGGCACGGCCATTTTTGTGCCTGTGCTGAAATTGATGCTGCACCGCTCCCGGCCCATGGAGCTTTATACCGGGGCCGATTCCTTCAGCTTCCCGAGCGGCCATGCCACGCTTAACACCGTCCTGTTCGGTATCTGCGCAGTCCTGATTGCCCATGACCGCAGCCGCTGGGTGAAGGCAGGTATTTTCACAGTCACTGTCGCCTATGTCATCACCATCGGGTTCTCACGGATCTATCTTGGTGCACACTGGATGTCGGATGTGTTGGCCGGGTTGTTGTTCGGCACGGCCATCGTGTCCGCCTTCGCCTTCGTGTTCGGCCCGATCCACAACGAGAAAATCGGCCGCTTGACCCTCACGGCGATCGTGTGCGGCATGCTTGCCGGGTTTGGTGGCTGGCATGTCGCCAGGTCCTTCGATGCTGGGCTGGTCACTTACGCGCCGCAGGTCCACAAAGAGATCCTGCAGGCGAGTGACTGGAGAGACGGGACATGGCAGAGCCTCCCTGCAAATCGCATCGGAATTGACGGGGAAACCGAGGAACCGCTTGTCATTCAATACGCCGGTCCACTTGAAGCTTTTGCTGACATTGCTGCGAAAGACGGCTGGGTGCATCCGCCAAAGTGGTCACTGTCGACCGCAGGCGGCTTTGTGGAAGGGGAAACCCCACCGGATTCTCTCCCGATCCTGCCGCGCAGCCAGAATGGGCGCCAACCGGACCTGATCCTGATCCGCAACGATGCCGATGGCGATGGCGCAGAGGGCGGACGCTGGGTCATGCGTTTATGGCCAAGCCGGTATGAAGTCCTCGAAGGCGGGACGCTGGAACCACTTTATCTTGGCAGCGTCGTCCACGAGGATATTCTGAGACCCATGGGTGAGTTCTCCGGTCCCAAAATGGACCGAGAACTTCCCGGTGTTGAAGTCAATCCGGCCCGTCTCATACCAGGTGCCGAGACCCGGCAGCGCGCGAACCTCACCCATGTTGTGCTGGCGCGCCTGCCTGAACCTCCCGGCCTTTCAACTCCGGCTGCAGACTGAGTTATTGCGCCCGGTAGGCCAAAGGCCAGGTGTTGGGTTCAGGCGCATTCCCGTCACAATCGATCTTCTCGCGATAC
This window of the Roseibium alexandrii DFL-11 genome carries:
- a CDS encoding bifunctional DedA family/phosphatase PAP2 family protein; protein product: MTDFLDPILHFIAENPSLAGLICFLAAMGEALFLIGLFVPTTVVLVGAGTLVGLGKLDLMPLLVWTTLGATAGDAISYWIGWAFKDKIKSMWPLNKYRSVVESGEEFFKQHGGKSVFIGRFVPGVKSVVPGIAGMAGMNFTRFSVVNFTSAIAWSVAHIAPGVIAGSALHAIGQISGRLALVLGALLLVIFLAVMLGRWLILIILPLFPNAHSAIAHWFARRPDRISQWIGHNFDPAHPRSAGMLASTVLILITMPAFFWLVGEVAPNEPMVRADLAILNLFDSLRTPVGDKIMVFMTTLGDGIVVTAIAIAVASYLLFRKAWRRGIGFVIAIAGTAIFVPVLKLMLHRSRPMELYTGADSFSFPSGHATLNTVLFGICAVLIAHDRSRWVKAGIFTVTVAYVITIGFSRIYLGAHWMSDVLAGLLFGTAIVSAFAFVFGPIHNEKIGRLTLTAIVCGMLAGFGGWHVARSFDAGLVTYAPQVHKEILQASDWRDGTWQSLPANRIGIDGETEEPLVIQYAGPLEAFADIAAKDGWVHPPKWSLSTAGGFVEGETPPDSLPILPRSQNGRQPDLILIRNDADGDGAEGGRWVMRLWPSRYEVLEGGTLEPLYLGSVVHEDILRPMGEFSGPKMDRELPGVEVNPARLIPGAETRQRANLTHVVLARLPEPPGLSTPAAD